Proteins encoded by one window of Planktothrix serta PCC 8927:
- a CDS encoding DUF433 domain-containing protein, protein MKPLTRITINPEVMGGKPCIRGLRVTVGTLIGLMASGRTPEDILKAYPYLELADIDAVLAYSISNLEH, encoded by the coding sequence ATGAAACCGTTAACAAGAATTACAATTAATCCTGAAGTTATGGGCGGAAAACCTTGTATTCGAGGTTTACGAGTAACCGTTGGAACCCTTATCGGGTTGATGGCTTCAGGACGGACACCAGAAGATATATTGAAAGCTTATCCTTATTTAGAATTAGCAGATATTGATGCAGTGTTAGCTTATTCTATTTCTAATTTAGAGCATTAA
- the ahcY gene encoding adenosylhomocysteinase — MTATTARTNYEIKDPSLAPKGKQRIEWAGREMPVLRLIQERFAKEKPFAGLRLAACCHVTTETAHLAIALKLGGADAVLIASNPLSTQDDVAASLVVDYGIPVYAIKGEDAETYTRHVQLALDHHPNIIIDDGSDVVATLIQERQGQIKDIIGTTEETTTGIVRLRAMLRDGVLTFPAMNVNDADTKHFFDNRYGTGQSTLDGIIRATNVLLAGKNIVVAGYGWCGKGTALRARGLGANVIVTEIDSVRAIEAVMDGFRVMPMEEAASIGDIFVTVTGNKHVIRGEHFDVMKDGAMVCNSGHFDIEIDLKTLASKATEIKEVRNFTQEYKLKNGKSVVVLGEGRLINLAAAEGHPSAVMDMSFANQALACEFLVKNQGNLEPGIHSIPTDVDKEIARLKLVAMGIKIDSLTSEQIEYINSWTSGT, encoded by the coding sequence ATGACTGCAACAACTGCCCGTACAAACTACGAAATTAAAGACCCCTCCCTCGCGCCGAAAGGAAAACAACGCATTGAATGGGCAGGACGTGAAATGCCTGTGCTGCGCTTGATTCAAGAACGCTTCGCCAAAGAAAAACCCTTTGCAGGTTTGCGGTTAGCCGCCTGTTGCCACGTTACAACGGAAACGGCCCATTTAGCCATCGCTCTGAAATTGGGTGGGGCTGATGCGGTGTTAATTGCCAGTAACCCTCTGTCTACCCAGGATGATGTTGCAGCGAGTTTAGTTGTTGACTACGGAATTCCGGTTTATGCGATTAAAGGGGAAGACGCCGAAACCTATACTCGCCATGTTCAATTGGCTTTAGATCATCATCCTAATATTATTATTGATGATGGTAGTGATGTGGTGGCAACTTTAATTCAAGAACGTCAAGGGCAAATTAAAGATATTATTGGCACAACGGAAGAAACCACAACGGGAATTGTGCGTTTAAGAGCGATGTTGAGAGATGGGGTTTTAACCTTCCCCGCCATGAACGTTAATGATGCTGATACCAAGCATTTTTTTGATAACCGTTATGGTACAGGTCAATCCACTTTAGATGGAATTATTCGCGCTACAAATGTTTTATTAGCGGGTAAAAATATTGTCGTTGCGGGTTATGGTTGGTGCGGAAAAGGTACCGCACTGCGGGCGCGAGGTTTAGGCGCTAATGTGATTGTGACGGAAATTGATTCTGTTCGCGCTATTGAAGCGGTGATGGATGGTTTTCGGGTGATGCCGATGGAAGAAGCCGCATCTATTGGGGATATATTTGTTACGGTGACAGGGAATAAGCACGTTATTCGCGGCGAACATTTTGATGTGATGAAAGATGGCGCAATGGTGTGTAATTCCGGTCACTTTGATATTGAAATTGACCTGAAAACTTTGGCATCTAAAGCGACAGAAATTAAAGAAGTTCGCAACTTTACCCAAGAATATAAACTCAAAAACGGTAAATCTGTTGTTGTGTTGGGAGAAGGTCGTTTAATTAACTTGGCGGCGGCGGAAGGACATCCGAGTGCGGTGATGGATATGAGTTTCGCTAACCAAGCGTTGGCTTGTGAATTTTTAGTTAAAAATCAAGGCAATTTGGAGCCCGGAATTCATTCTATTCCGACGGATGTTGACAAAGAAATTGCTCGTTTGAAACTGGTGGCAATGGGGATTAAAATTGATAGTCTCACCTCAGAACAAATTGAGTATATCAACTCTTGGACATCAGGAACATAA
- a CDS encoding DedA family protein: MTEWITNTMVSLGYLGIGLLMFLENLFPPIPSELIMPLAGYTVSQGKMELIPAILAGIIGTILGAFPWYYAGKFFGEERLRQLADKYGKWITVSGADIDKANNWFTRYGGRAVFLCRLVPGVRTIISLPAGLNNMPLIPFLIYSTIGTALWVSFLTGAGYLLGDHYELVDEYLGPVSKIVLLSLIILFGLWVIRKNMRKSAE, translated from the coding sequence ATGACTGAATGGATTACGAATACAATGGTTTCCCTGGGTTATCTGGGAATTGGCTTATTAATGTTTTTAGAAAATTTGTTTCCCCCCATTCCTTCTGAGTTAATTATGCCCTTAGCGGGTTATACGGTTTCCCAGGGAAAAATGGAACTGATACCTGCTATTTTAGCGGGAATTATCGGAACAATATTAGGGGCATTTCCTTGGTATTATGCGGGTAAATTCTTTGGAGAAGAACGCTTAAGACAGTTAGCGGATAAATACGGAAAATGGATTACGGTTTCGGGTGCAGATATTGATAAAGCGAATAATTGGTTTACTCGATATGGCGGCAGAGCCGTTTTTTTATGTCGTTTAGTTCCTGGGGTTAGAACTATCATTTCCTTACCTGCGGGTCTTAACAATATGCCATTAATTCCTTTTCTGATTTATTCTACCATTGGCACAGCCCTTTGGGTAAGTTTCTTAACAGGTGCAGGCTATTTGTTAGGCGACCATTATGAGTTAGTTGATGAATATTTAGGCCCGGTTTCTAAGATTGTATTATTAAGTTTAATCATTTTGTTTGGACTTTGGGTGATTCGCAAAAATATGAGAAAAAGTGCAGAATAG
- a CDS encoding CHAT domain-containing protein → MEHNSEELWNQLNAQAFQLYQQGQFNQAVILVKQALELAQSIYQGDHPNIATSLNNLAGLYDSQGKLSQAEPLYQQALAMRQRLFEGDHPDIALSLNNLALLYKSQGKLSQAESLSQQALAMWQRLFEGDHPDIALSLNNLGYLYYFQGKLSQAEPLYQQVLAMQQRLFEGDHPHIATSLNNLAELYQSQGKLSQAEPLYQQALAMWQRLFPGDHPDIALSLNNLAGLYNSQGKLSQAEPLYQQALAIFQRLFQEDHSGVVSSMNNLALLLIKSDRPTEALELMQQAIVMDDRLLRANFAYSSERDRLIYIDNIRNNFDLFLSLISTYFSDSPEVAKIVLDVVLQRKCITATALAAFNFAIYSERYSHLQPEFQRLRSLREQLTHLMFDPPFIQPQEPQEQYRLRRREHQKLVTELQQECEQIEKQLASQVPEIQLQDQETDRRAVALALPEGSALVEFVRFNVYDFKADQWQPAQYLAFVLPAQQPDAVQMILLGDAEPIERLIKVFRETISELRLKDLGLRQKAKPPQQKSYQEAGMKLREAIYNPILKQVNLAEYSHLIIAPDYELCLVPFGILPEEGRLLIDRYQISYLSTGRDILRGTIETERPASPPFIMADPDFNLSRSEGFSPQKSPQKSPQKSPEGLTTNFNLSRSEGFSPQKSPEGLTTNGDESPEGLTTNDVIKRLGGEYFDPLPETGILAETIAEKLGVKPYLQQQALEPLFGRVNCPNILLIATHGYFNSGDNPYFKLIESLLQCPQGEEQEILQNHSDLLNQTLINCLETVIDSVNKQGDKNTATRLQNFIPIVQKIIQNSETKTSPIPPLLSGVMGNQIQGFRNSDRFSTPTIDNSLMRSGLALAGANTWKLGGNLPPEAGKGFLFAQDVAVLDLWANELTILIACESGLGDVKIGEGVLGLRRAFAVAGCKTLVMSLWSVPTKASILLMNQFLDLLKSGYGRYDALIMAQEYIRCVNIQELQQFSLGEEILAELVEHRSLRLDDIKNSPNFQPLAHPYFWAAWVCQGSTTPFPPGIL, encoded by the coding sequence ATGGAACACAACAGCGAAGAATTATGGAACCAACTCAACGCACAAGCTTTTCAACTTTATCAACAGGGTCAGTTTAATCAAGCGGTCATACTTGTAAAACAAGCTTTAGAATTAGCACAATCTATCTATCAAGGCGATCACCCCAATATTGCCACAAGCCTGAATAATTTAGCAGGACTCTACGACTCCCAAGGCAAGCTAAGTCAAGCCGAACCTTTATACCAGCAAGCCTTAGCCATGAGGCAACGACTATTTGAAGGTGATCACCCTGATATTGCATTAAGCCTGAATAATTTAGCATTACTCTACAAGTCCCAAGGCAAGTTGAGTCAAGCCGAATCTTTATCCCAGCAAGCCTTAGCCATGTGGCAACGACTGTTTGAAGGCGATCACCCTGATATTGCATTAAGCCTGAATAATTTAGGATATCTCTACTATTTCCAAGGCAAGCTGAGTCAAGCCGAACCTTTATACCAGCAAGTCTTAGCCATGCAGCAACGGCTGTTTGAAGGCGACCACCCTCATATTGCCACAAGCCTGAATAATTTAGCAGAACTCTACCAATCCCAAGGCAAGCTGAGTCAAGCCGAACCTTTATACCAGCAAGCCTTAGCCATGTGGCAACGACTGTTTCCAGGCGACCACCCTGACATTGCATTAAGCCTGAATAACTTAGCAGGACTCTACAACTCTCAAGGCAAGCTAAGTCAAGCCGAACCTTTATACCAGCAAGCCTTAGCCATATTCCAACGACTGTTTCAAGAGGATCACTCTGGCGTTGTATCAAGCATGAATAATTTAGCACTCTTATTGATTAAAAGCGATCGCCCAACGGAAGCTTTAGAATTAATGCAGCAAGCGATAGTAATGGATGATCGCCTTTTGCGTGCTAATTTTGCCTATAGTTCAGAACGCGATCGCCTCATTTATATCGACAATATTAGGAATAATTTTGATCTATTCCTTTCCTTAATTTCAACTTATTTCTCCGACTCTCCCGAAGTTGCAAAAATCGTCTTAGATGTTGTTCTTCAACGTAAATGTATCACCGCCACTGCCTTAGCTGCGTTTAATTTTGCCATTTATAGTGAACGCTATTCCCACCTGCAACCCGAATTTCAACGGTTACGATCCTTGCGAGAACAGTTAACCCATCTGATGTTTGATCCGCCTTTTATCCAACCCCAAGAACCCCAAGAACAGTATCGCCTCCGCCGCCGTGAACATCAAAAATTAGTCACAGAATTACAACAGGAATGTGAACAAATCGAAAAACAACTCGCTTCCCAAGTGCCAGAAATTCAACTCCAAGACCAAGAAACCGACAGACGGGCGGTAGCGTTGGCATTACCCGAAGGTTCTGCATTAGTGGAGTTTGTGCGGTTTAATGTCTATGATTTTAAAGCAGATCAATGGCAACCTGCTCAATATTTGGCGTTTGTTTTACCTGCTCAACAACCCGATGCAGTGCAGATGATTTTATTAGGAGATGCGGAACCTATTGAACGGTTAATTAAGGTATTTCGAGAAACGATATCTGAACTGAGATTAAAAGATTTAGGACTACGCCAAAAAGCAAAACCTCCTCAACAGAAATCTTATCAAGAAGCGGGGATGAAATTACGAGAGGCGATTTATAATCCGATTTTAAAACAAGTGAATTTAGCCGAATATTCCCATTTAATTATTGCCCCAGATTATGAATTATGTCTCGTTCCCTTTGGGATTTTACCAGAGGAGGGACGGCTATTAATTGATCGTTATCAAATTAGTTATTTGAGCACGGGGCGAGATATTCTCCGGGGAACTATTGAAACAGAACGCCCTGCATCTCCTCCTTTTATTATGGCTGATCCTGACTTTAACTTATCCCGTAGTGAGGGCTTCAGCCCTCAGAAAAGCCCTCAGAAAAGCCCTCAGAAAAGCCCTGAAGGGCTTACTACTAATTTTAATTTATCTCGTAGTGAGGGCTTCAGCCCTCAGAAAAGCCCTGAAGGGCTTACTACGAATGGGGATGAAAGCCCTGAAGGGCTTACTACGAATGATGTGATTAAACGCTTGGGTGGGGAATATTTTGATCCGCTTCCAGAAACGGGAATATTAGCGGAAACTATAGCGGAAAAATTAGGCGTTAAACCCTATTTGCAACAACAAGCTTTAGAACCTTTGTTCGGTCGGGTGAATTGTCCTAATATTTTGTTAATTGCCACTCACGGTTATTTTAACTCTGGGGATAATCCCTATTTTAAGTTAATTGAATCGCTGTTACAGTGTCCCCAGGGAGAGGAACAGGAAATTTTACAAAATCACTCCGATTTGTTAAATCAAACCTTGATTAATTGCCTAGAAACGGTTATTGATAGTGTGAATAAACAAGGAGATAAAAATACAGCAACTAGGTTACAGAATTTTATTCCTATTGTTCAAAAAATTATCCAAAATTCCGAAACCAAAACTTCACCTATTCCACCTTTATTAAGTGGGGTTATGGGTAATCAAATTCAGGGTTTCAGAAATAGCGATCGCTTTTCTACTCCTACTATTGATAACTCCCTCATGCGTTCCGGGTTAGCCTTAGCAGGCGCGAATACTTGGAAATTAGGAGGCAATTTACCCCCCGAAGCCGGGAAAGGATTTTTATTCGCCCAAGATGTCGCCGTATTAGATTTATGGGCAAATGAATTAACAATATTAATTGCTTGTGAAAGTGGGTTAGGAGATGTTAAAATTGGAGAGGGAGTATTGGGATTACGTCGAGCGTTTGCCGTTGCAGGTTGTAAAACATTAGTGATGAGTTTATGGTCTGTTCCGACCAAAGCCAGTATTTTATTAATGAATCAATTCTTAGATTTATTAAAATCCGGTTATGGTCGGTATGATGCTTTAATTATGGCTCAAGAGTATATTCGTTGTGTTAATATTCAAGAATTACAACAATTTTCCCTCGGTGAAGAAATCCTAGCAGAATTAGTTGAACACCGATCATTAAGATTAGATGATATTAAAAATTCTCCTAATTTTCAACCCTTAGCTCATCCCTATTTTTGGGCGGCTTGGGTTTGTCAAGGAAGCACAACTCCATTTCCTCCAGGGATATTATAG
- a CDS encoding DUF1517 domain-containing protein, protein MFKKLLKPLAIFSLVAVLFFSQVDGALAARSGGRMGGGSFRSPSRTYNPSPGRAGGGYYGGGGFGFPFLIPFFGFGGGGLFSLLIFMAIAGFIFKSFRSTMGQDELGYTSNPTVSVARLQVGLLAQARNLQGDLDRMARTADTGSAAGRAQVLQEATLALLRHPEYWAYGDSQSEQTAMNSAEAKFNQWALAERSKFTEETLSNVNNQLIGGVAPSLTGDNANLVSQTGDLTPTDNEYIVVTLVVGTLGKIQLPTVNSPETLRQALSRLGSVGSEQLLAVEILWTPQASGDTLSTDDMLAYYPNLTLV, encoded by the coding sequence ATGTTCAAAAAACTTTTAAAACCTTTAGCGATTTTCAGTTTGGTTGCTGTTTTATTTTTTAGTCAAGTCGATGGGGCGTTAGCGGCTCGAAGCGGGGGACGCATGGGGGGCGGTTCGTTTAGATCACCCAGTCGAACCTATAATCCCAGTCCAGGCCGTGCTGGGGGAGGATATTATGGTGGCGGTGGTTTTGGCTTTCCCTTCCTAATTCCCTTCTTTGGGTTTGGCGGGGGCGGGTTATTTTCCCTGTTGATTTTTATGGCAATTGCGGGGTTCATCTTCAAAAGTTTTCGGTCAACGATGGGACAAGATGAACTGGGATACACCAGCAACCCAACGGTATCTGTCGCCCGTCTACAAGTGGGTTTACTGGCTCAAGCCCGGAATTTACAAGGGGATTTAGACCGCATGGCCCGAACCGCCGATACGGGTTCTGCTGCTGGTCGCGCCCAAGTCTTACAGGAAGCCACCTTAGCATTGTTACGCCATCCCGAATATTGGGCCTATGGTGATTCCCAGTCAGAACAAACTGCAATGAATTCTGCGGAGGCTAAATTCAATCAATGGGCCTTAGCAGAACGGAGTAAATTTACCGAAGAAACTCTGTCTAATGTTAACAATCAGTTAATCGGTGGGGTTGCTCCTAGTTTAACTGGAGATAACGCAAATTTAGTCAGTCAAACGGGAGATTTAACCCCAACAGACAACGAATATATTGTGGTGACATTAGTAGTCGGAACATTAGGAAAAATTCAACTCCCAACGGTGAATAGTCCTGAAACCTTACGTCAAGCCTTAAGTCGTTTGGGTTCCGTTGGTAGCGAACAATTATTAGCAGTAGAAATTCTCTGGACACCTCAAGCCAGTGGGGATACTCTCAGTACCGATGATATGTTGGCGTACTATCCCAATTTAACCTTAGTTTAA
- the murJ gene encoding murein biosynthesis integral membrane protein MurJ produces the protein MSEEPKRSRSLVGIATIVAVATLISKVFGLVRQQVMAAAFGVGPAIDAYNYAYVIPGFLLILLGGINGPFHSAIVSALANRDRKDAEALVETVSTLVGIFLLIITVGLVIFATPLIDLMAPGLMLTPEGIATRNIAIEQLKIMAPMALFAGLIGIGFGTMNAADMYWLPSISPLFSSAALILGLGVLIGILGDAVDSPKYMVLGGKVLAWSTLGGAVLQWIIQVPAMWKSGLGTLRLRFNFKIAGLEDVMKVMLPATLSSGMLQINVYTDLFFASYIPQAASAMGYSGLLVQTPLGIISNMILVPFLPLFSRLRDPDKWPELKDRIRQALILTAITMLPLSTLMVALALPTVRIVYERYTFNLEASEFVASVLVAYSVGMFFYLGRDVLVRVFYGLGDGQTPFRVSIFNIFLNGVLDFIFVKYWGAPGLVLATVGVNIVSMVMFLWLLHIRLNGLPWREWSLPFLGLTIISLISGAVSWGTLQGLRLLISSNDFVVLLMELVLPGIVGLLVFAILILFLRLPEVDLLVSRLRQKFQR, from the coding sequence GTGTCAGAAGAACCAAAACGCTCTCGTTCGTTAGTCGGAATTGCCACCATTGTTGCAGTTGCTACCCTCATTAGTAAAGTCTTTGGCTTAGTTCGTCAACAAGTCATGGCGGCGGCTTTTGGTGTGGGGCCAGCCATTGATGCTTATAATTATGCTTATGTTATCCCCGGATTTTTATTAATATTATTAGGGGGAATTAACGGCCCCTTTCATAGTGCCATTGTCAGTGCGTTAGCCAACCGAGACCGCAAAGATGCGGAAGCTTTAGTTGAAACGGTTTCTACATTAGTCGGAATATTTTTATTAATTATAACAGTAGGATTAGTCATTTTTGCCACCCCATTAATTGATTTAATGGCTCCGGGTTTAATGCTAACACCGGAAGGAATAGCAACTCGAAATATTGCCATTGAACAGTTAAAAATCATGGCTCCGATGGCATTATTTGCCGGATTAATTGGCATTGGATTTGGCACAATGAATGCGGCGGATATGTATTGGTTGCCCTCCATTAGTCCGTTATTTTCCAGTGCGGCTTTAATCTTAGGATTAGGGGTGTTAATTGGAATTTTAGGGGATGCCGTTGATAGCCCAAAATATATGGTTTTAGGGGGGAAAGTTTTAGCTTGGTCAACTTTAGGAGGAGCGGTTTTACAATGGATTATTCAAGTTCCGGCGATGTGGAAATCGGGGTTAGGAACGTTACGTCTACGATTTAATTTTAAAATTGCGGGATTAGAAGATGTGATGAAGGTGATGTTACCTGCTACCTTATCATCAGGAATGTTACAAATAAATGTCTATACCGATTTATTTTTTGCCTCTTATATTCCCCAAGCTGCATCGGCGATGGGCTATTCTGGGTTATTAGTTCAAACACCCTTGGGAATCATTTCTAATATGATTTTGGTTCCATTTTTACCACTTTTTTCCCGTTTAAGAGATCCAGATAAATGGCCAGAATTAAAAGATAGGATTCGTCAGGCGTTAATTTTAACCGCAATTACGATGTTACCGTTAAGTACATTAATGGTAGCCTTAGCGTTACCAACGGTAAGAATTGTTTATGAACGGTATACCTTTAATTTAGAAGCTTCTGAATTTGTCGCCTCAGTTTTAGTTGCCTATTCAGTGGGGATGTTCTTTTATTTGGGACGAGATGTATTAGTCCGAGTATTCTATGGGTTAGGAGATGGACAAACACCCTTTAGAGTCAGTATTTTTAATATTTTCTTAAATGGGGTATTAGATTTTATTTTCGTTAAATATTGGGGCGCACCGGGTTTAGTCTTAGCAACGGTTGGGGTTAATATTGTCTCAATGGTGATGTTTTTATGGCTATTACATATTAGATTAAATGGTTTACCTTGGCGAGAGTGGAGTTTACCCTTTTTAGGATTAACAATTATTAGTTTAATTTCTGGGGCGGTCAGTTGGGGAACATTACAAGGGTTAAGATTATTAATCAGCAGTAATGACTTTGTGGTATTATTAATGGAATTAGTGCTTCCCGGTATTGTCGGACTATTGGTTTTTGCGATATTAATTTTATTTCTAAGATTACCTGAAGTTGATTTATTAGTCTCCCGACTCCGCCAAAAATTTCAAAGATAA
- a CDS encoding SRPBCC family protein produces MPFNFTPQKPNPVLTTFVSVLGLGLTLINSPLAIGEILNPTLIASQPQAATVTGKEGQYVAKIIVNSSADTTWKVLTDYNNFYRFLPNVISSKVLKTEGNQKTFEQIYQVQALVFKQQTRVVIASTETYPQQIAFKRVDGDLKALQGTWKIEPISAKQVLIEHQVTVDPGSTPSLTLFYNIYENSLKQTLGAIKKEAESRN; encoded by the coding sequence ATGCCTTTTAATTTTACTCCACAAAAACCTAATCCAGTTTTGACAACATTCGTTTCTGTCTTAGGTTTAGGTTTAACCTTGATTAATAGCCCTCTAGCTATTGGTGAAATCCTTAATCCTACTTTAATCGCTAGTCAACCTCAAGCAGCAACAGTAACCGGAAAAGAGGGTCAATATGTAGCTAAAATTATTGTTAATAGTTCTGCGGATACGACTTGGAAAGTCTTAACTGATTATAACAATTTTTATCGGTTTTTGCCGAATGTTATTAGTAGTAAAGTCTTGAAAACGGAAGGAAATCAGAAAACATTTGAACAAATTTATCAAGTTCAAGCGCTTGTTTTTAAACAACAAACTAGAGTTGTGATTGCGAGTACAGAAACCTATCCTCAACAAATTGCTTTTAAACGGGTTGATGGGGACTTAAAAGCATTACAAGGAACTTGGAAAATTGAACCGATTTCTGCTAAACAAGTTTTAATTGAGCATCAAGTGACTGTTGACCCCGGTTCAACTCCCAGTCTAACTTTATTCTATAATATCTATGAAAATAGCTTGAAACAAACTCTAGGAGCGATTAAAAAAGAAGCTGAAAGTCGCAATTAG
- a CDS encoding type II toxin-antitoxin system VapC family toxin, with the protein MKKTLILDTSPLVASLDKSDRFHTWAIEIWKTTVPPFLTCEAVISEACFLLRKVSGGQDTVMALLDSGVITINFNLSYEISEIRQLMKQYNNVPMSLADACLVRMNELIPGSSVLSLDSDFRIYRKNKNEIIDLIIPDQL; encoded by the coding sequence ATGAAGAAAACCCTGATTTTAGATACCAGTCCTTTAGTTGCTTCCCTTGATAAAAGTGATCGTTTTCATACTTGGGCGATTGAAATTTGGAAAACAACAGTACCCCCTTTCCTAACCTGTGAAGCTGTTATTTCTGAAGCGTGTTTTTTGTTAAGAAAAGTATCGGGGGGTCAAGATACCGTGATGGCTCTTTTAGATTCAGGAGTAATTACTATTAATTTTAATTTGAGCTATGAAATCTCAGAAATTAGACAGTTAATGAAACAATATAACAATGTACCGATGTCTTTAGCAGATGCTTGTTTAGTTAGAATGAACGAGTTAATACCCGGAAGTTCGGTATTAAGCTTAGATAGTGATTTTCGGATTTATCGTAAAAATAAAAATGAAATTATTGACTTAATTATTCCCGATCAATTATAA
- the sfsA gene encoding DNA/RNA nuclease SfsA: protein MDSYLYRYPSLESGVLLKRYKRFLADIELSSGEVITAHCPNTGPMTGVCIPGNPVRVSHNSGKTRKYPYTWELIHLTSEVDPLNNQLTWVGINTALPNKVIHLALIEKLFPELGNYSEIKKEVPYGMNLKSRVDFVLKGEDKAIYVEVKNTTWCKGEIALFPDTVTERGQKHLKELIEIVRQGDRAVMLYFINRGDCTEFAPGDIADPVYGQLLRIAISEGVEVLPCRFEVNPEGIKYLGLAELSFDGTEGLSSIETKKQ, encoded by the coding sequence ATGGATTCTTATTTGTATCGCTATCCGTCCCTTGAGTCTGGGGTTTTGTTGAAACGCTATAAACGATTTTTAGCGGATATTGAGTTAAGCTCTGGGGAGGTGATCACCGCCCATTGTCCGAATACTGGGCCCATGACTGGGGTTTGCATCCCAGGAAACCCGGTGAGGGTGTCTCATAACTCCGGGAAAACTCGCAAATATCCCTACACTTGGGAGTTAATTCACTTAACGTCGGAGGTTGACCCCCTTAATAATCAGTTAACTTGGGTCGGAATTAATACCGCTTTACCCAATAAAGTGATTCATTTAGCCTTAATAGAAAAATTATTTCCCGAATTAGGAAATTATAGTGAAATCAAGAAAGAAGTTCCCTATGGAATGAATTTAAAAAGCCGTGTTGATTTTGTGTTGAAAGGGGAAGATAAAGCGATTTATGTAGAAGTAAAAAATACGACTTGGTGTAAGGGGGAAATTGCTTTATTTCCTGATACGGTGACAGAAAGAGGACAAAAACATTTAAAGGAATTAATTGAAATTGTTAGACAAGGCGATCGCGCGGTGATGTTATACTTTATTAATCGGGGAGATTGTACCGAATTTGCTCCTGGAGATATTGCTGACCCGGTTTATGGTCAACTCTTAAGAATAGCAATTTCAGAAGGTGTTGAAGTGTTACCTTGTCGGTTTGAAGTTAACCCGGAAGGGATTAAATATTTAGGATTAGCAGAATTATCATTTGATGGGACTGAGGGACTTTCTAGCATAGAAACAAAAAAGCAATGA
- a CDS encoding DNA cytosine methyltransferase, whose amino-acid sequence MRYIDLFCGIGGFRIAINQVLIAKNINPKCVFSSDIDADAQNIYQMNFGEQPAGDITQIGAEDIPEHDILLAGFPCQPFSICGQLKGFEDTRGTLFFDIARILACKQPDYFILENVKQLVGHNQGKTLKSIIEVLEKLGYTVEYKVLNALHLGLPQKRERIFIVGYRQLLPFRWDIQKIPMKPLTEILEPQVSEFYYASEKIRNSRLVKYQGKTHIEPTIWHENKAGHISAYPYSCALRAGASYNYLLVNGERRLTEREMLRLQGFPDEFKLVASYSTARRLIGNSVPVPCVVFMLNCLLNAIKNFTTDRNRVSLNSNG is encoded by the coding sequence ATGAGATATATTGATTTATTTTGTGGAATTGGGGGATTTAGAATTGCGATTAATCAAGTATTAATCGCTAAAAATATTAATCCAAAATGTGTTTTTTCCTCGGATATTGATGCTGATGCTCAAAACATCTATCAAATGAATTTTGGGGAACAACCCGCCGGAGACATTACCCAAATTGGCGCTGAGGATATTCCTGAGCATGATATTTTATTGGCGGGTTTTCCTTGTCAACCCTTTAGTATTTGTGGACAACTGAAAGGCTTTGAAGACACCAGAGGAACGTTATTTTTTGACATTGCTCGAATTTTGGCTTGTAAACAACCTGATTATTTTATCTTAGAAAACGTTAAACAATTAGTTGGACATAACCAAGGAAAAACCTTAAAATCCATTATTGAAGTTTTAGAAAAATTAGGTTATACTGTTGAATATAAAGTTTTAAATGCCTTGCATTTAGGATTACCTCAAAAACGAGAACGGATTTTTATTGTCGGTTATCGTCAACTTTTGCCGTTTCGGTGGGATATTCAAAAAATACCGATGAAACCCTTAACGGAAATTTTAGAACCGCAAGTTTCAGAGTTTTATTATGCGTCTGAAAAAATCCGTAATAGTCGTTTAGTTAAATATCAGGGAAAAACCCATATTGAGCCGACAATTTGGCATGAAAATAAAGCAGGTCATATTAGTGCTTATCCTTATTCCTGTGCATTAAGGGCTGGAGCATCCTATAATTATTTATTGGTGAATGGAGAACGACGGTTAACGGAACGAGAAATGCTACGTTTACAAGGATTTCCCGACGAGTTTAAACTGGTTGCGTCCTATTCGACAGCGCGTCGGTTAATTGGTAATAGTGTTCCAGTTCCTTGTGTTGTTTTTATGTTGAATTGTTTATTGAATGCTATCAAAAATTTCACGACCGATAGAAACCGGGTTTCTTTGAACTCTAACGGGTGA